One segment of Thermus tengchongensis DNA contains the following:
- a CDS encoding cupredoxin domain-containing protein, whose protein sequence is MVDEHKAHKAILAYEKGWLAFSLVMLLVFIALIAYTLATHSAGVIPAGQLERVDPTKVRSEGPWADPTQAVVQTGPNQYTAHVLAFAFGYQPNPIEVPKGAEIIFKITSPDVIHGFHVEGTNINVEVLPGEVSTVRYTFNKAGEYRIICNQYCGIGHQNMFGKIVVKE, encoded by the coding sequence ATGGTGGACGAGCACAAGGCCCACAAGGCGATCCTGGCTTACGAGAAGGGCTGGCTGGCGTTTTCCTTGGTAATGCTCTTGGTCTTCATCGCCCTGATCGCCTACACCTTGGCCACCCATAGTGCCGGGGTGATCCCCGCGGGGCAGCTGGAGCGCGTGGACCCCACCAAGGTGCGCTCCGAGGGCCCCTGGGCTGATCCAACGCAGGCTGTGGTGCAGACCGGGCCCAACCAGTACACGGCGCATGTCTTGGCCTTTGCCTTCGGGTATCAGCCTAACCCCATCGAGGTGCCCAAGGGAGCGGAAATCATCTTCAAGATCACCAGCCCCGACGTGATCCACGGCTTCCACGTGGAGGGCACCAACATCAACGTGGAAGTCCTCCCCGGTGAGGTTTCCACCGTGCGCTATACCTTCAATAAGGCGGGCGAGTACCGGATCATCTGCAACCAGTACTGCGGCATCGGCCACCAGAACATGTTCGGCAAGATCGTAGTAAAGGAGTGA
- a CDS encoding M20/M25/M40 family metallo-hydrolase, whose translation MRSFLEEARALLAELVALPTVSAEGKALEEGAAKVAELLEGLGLRAELHGGYGPKVVYAEGGEGEKALLFYNHYDVQPPDPLALWESDPFTLTERDGAWYGRGTHDDKGELVARLVALRLFRERHGFLPWVKFVVEGEEEVGSPHLADYVRDQRERLRAEAVVWEAGGVDAQGRPYLYAGLKGIVALELRVRTAAFDLHSSYGAVVENPIYRLSRAISSLRDEEGRVLIPGFYDRVRPLSPTEMEVLAEIPDESEALREAFGVRDFLGGARNLEFNQRLYAEPCVNINGFHSGYGGPGSKTVLPAEAFAKLDFRLVPDQDPEEIPGLLKRHLEAQGFHDVEVVVLEKGEHPARSDLTHPFVGLARRALEEAFGQKAVVYPNMAGSGPMHPFLHHLKAPAVGLGVGYPGSRVHSPNEHIRIQDFERGTLALLRLLELYFLGR comes from the coding sequence ATGAGGTCGTTTCTGGAAGAGGCCAGGGCGCTTTTGGCGGAACTGGTGGCCTTGCCCACGGTGAGCGCTGAGGGGAAGGCCCTCGAGGAGGGTGCGGCCAAGGTGGCCGAGCTCTTGGAGGGCTTGGGGCTCAGGGCCGAGCTCCACGGGGGCTACGGCCCCAAGGTGGTGTACGCGGAAGGGGGCGAGGGGGAGAAAGCCCTTCTCTTTTACAACCACTACGATGTCCAGCCCCCAGACCCTTTGGCGCTATGGGAGAGCGACCCCTTTACCCTCACCGAGCGGGATGGGGCCTGGTACGGGCGGGGCACCCACGACGACAAGGGGGAGTTGGTGGCCCGGCTCGTGGCCCTCAGGCTTTTCCGGGAACGGCATGGCTTCCTTCCCTGGGTGAAGTTCGTGGTGGAGGGGGAGGAGGAGGTGGGAAGCCCGCACCTGGCGGACTACGTGCGGGACCAGCGGGAACGCCTCCGGGCGGAGGCGGTGGTTTGGGAGGCGGGAGGCGTGGACGCTCAGGGGCGGCCTTACCTTTATGCGGGGCTCAAGGGCATCGTGGCCCTGGAGCTTAGGGTGCGCACCGCTGCCTTTGACCTGCACTCCTCCTACGGGGCGGTGGTGGAAAACCCCATTTACCGCTTGAGCCGGGCCATCTCCAGCCTGCGGGATGAGGAGGGAAGGGTCCTCATCCCGGGGTTTTACGACCGGGTCCGGCCCCTCTCGCCCACGGAGATGGAGGTGCTGGCGGAGATTCCCGATGAATCGGAAGCGCTAAGGGAGGCTTTCGGCGTGCGGGACTTCCTGGGCGGGGCCAGGAACCTGGAGTTCAACCAGCGCCTTTATGCGGAGCCCTGCGTCAACATCAACGGCTTTCACTCCGGTTATGGGGGCCCAGGCTCCAAGACGGTACTCCCAGCGGAAGCTTTCGCCAAGCTGGACTTTCGCTTGGTGCCGGACCAGGACCCGGAGGAGATCCCAGGGCTTCTTAAGCGGCACCTCGAGGCCCAGGGCTTCCACGACGTGGAAGTGGTGGTCTTGGAAAAGGGGGAACACCCCGCCCGCTCGGACCTCACCCACCCCTTCGTGGGTCTGGCGAGGCGGGCCTTGGAGGAGGCCTTCGGCCAGAAGGCGGTGGTGTACCCCAACATGGCGGGCTCCGGCCCCATGCACCCCTTCCTCCACCACCTGAAGGCCCCGGCGGTGGGCCTGGGGGTGGGGTACCCGGGGAGCCGGGTGCACAGCCCCAACGAGCACATCCGCATCCAGGACTTTGAACGGGGCACCCTGGCCCTCCTCAGGCTCTTGGAGCTCTACTTCCTGGGCCGCTAG
- the accB gene encoding acetyl-CoA carboxylase biotin carboxyl carrier protein: MTPKELKQILQALVEHGVNELTLETPDYKLTVRRGGEVQVVAVPQAVAAPVPAPQPPAALAPALAAEATPPPSPAPEGTKGVDKAEECAGCVEIKAPIVGTFYRAPAPDAPPYVEEGDRVEKGQVLCIIEAMKLMNEIESEVSGIVKKILVKNGEPVEYGQPLFLIQPL; the protein is encoded by the coding sequence ATGACGCCCAAGGAGCTCAAGCAGATCCTGCAGGCCCTGGTGGAGCACGGGGTGAACGAGCTCACCCTGGAAACCCCGGACTACAAGCTCACCGTCCGCCGCGGGGGCGAGGTGCAGGTGGTGGCGGTGCCCCAGGCGGTGGCCGCCCCGGTCCCGGCGCCCCAGCCCCCCGCGGCTTTGGCTCCCGCACTAGCGGCGGAGGCAACGCCTCCCCCGTCGCCTGCCCCTGAGGGGACCAAGGGCGTGGACAAGGCGGAGGAGTGCGCGGGGTGCGTGGAGATCAAGGCCCCCATTGTGGGTACCTTCTACCGGGCACCGGCCCCGGATGCCCCCCCTTACGTGGAGGAAGGGGACCGGGTGGAAAAGGGACAGGTGCTCTGCATCATCGAGGCGATGAAGCTCATGAACGAGATTGAGTCGGAGGTTTCGGGCATCGTTAAAAAGATCCTGGTGAAAAACGGGGAACCCGTGGAGTACGGGCAACCCCTCTTCCTGATCCAGCCGCTATGA
- a CDS encoding RNase P subunit p30 family protein, translating into MAKRVVSVSLGASRRDSVVQVELLGEEVVLERRGTDGDFQKAARLIAELDGKVDAIGLGGIDLYLWAGGRRYTIRDAKRLKAAARKTPVVDGSGLKHTLERRAVADLSRIIDWKSTKVLLPSAVDRFGLAEALAEAGARVLYGDFIFALGLPIPLYSLSFLQKLAYVLLPVLTQLPFQLLYPTGEKQDKRAVDWRSRYYLWADVVAGDWHYLKRHMPDEMWGKMVLTNTTTEEDVAFLRERGVRRLITTTPRLNGRSFGTNVMEALLVALAGRELGEEEYLRYIDLLGLRPQVLDLQEEA; encoded by the coding sequence GTGGCCAAGCGCGTGGTTTCCGTGTCCCTGGGGGCTAGCCGCCGGGACTCCGTGGTCCAGGTGGAGCTCCTGGGGGAGGAAGTGGTGTTGGAAAGGCGGGGTACGGATGGCGACTTCCAGAAAGCCGCGCGCCTCATTGCTGAGCTGGATGGAAAGGTGGACGCCATCGGCCTCGGGGGTATCGACCTCTACCTTTGGGCAGGGGGGCGGCGCTACACCATCCGGGATGCCAAAAGGCTTAAGGCGGCGGCCCGTAAAACCCCTGTGGTGGATGGCTCGGGTCTCAAGCACACCCTGGAGCGGCGGGCGGTGGCCGACCTTTCCCGCATCATAGACTGGAAGAGCACGAAGGTGCTCTTGCCCTCCGCGGTGGACCGCTTCGGCCTGGCCGAGGCCTTGGCCGAGGCTGGAGCCAGGGTGCTCTACGGGGACTTCATCTTCGCTTTGGGCCTCCCCATTCCCCTCTACTCCCTCTCCTTCCTGCAGAAGCTGGCCTACGTCCTCCTGCCTGTCCTGACCCAGCTTCCCTTCCAGCTCCTTTACCCCACGGGGGAAAAGCAGGACAAGCGGGCGGTGGACTGGCGAAGCCGCTACTACCTCTGGGCGGATGTGGTGGCGGGGGACTGGCATTACCTCAAGCGTCACATGCCCGACGAGATGTGGGGGAAGATGGTGCTCACCAACACCACCACGGAGGAGGACGTGGCCTTTTTGCGGGAGAGGGGGGTAAGGCGCCTCATCACCACCACCCCCCGTTTGAACGGGCGAAGCTTTGGCACCAACGTCATGGAGGCCCTTTTGGTGGCCCTGGCCGGGCGGGAGCTTGGGGAGGAGGAGTACCTCCGGTATATTGACCTCTTAGGGCTTAGGCCCCAGGTCCTGGACCTACAGGAGGAAGCATGA
- the mglA gene encoding GTPase MglA, producing MSTINFANREINFKIVYYGPGLSGKTTNLKWIYSKIPEGRKGEMVSLATEDERTLFFDFLPLDLGEVKGFKTRFHLYTVPGQVFYNASRKLILRGVDGIVFVADSAPNRLRANAESMRNMRENLAEYGLKVEDIPVVLQVNKRDLPDALPVEMVQAVVDPEGRFPVFEAVATEGKGVFETLKEVSRQVLARVGST from the coding sequence ATGAGCACCATCAACTTCGCTAACCGCGAGATCAACTTCAAAATCGTCTACTACGGTCCGGGACTTTCCGGGAAAACCACCAACTTGAAATGGATATACAGCAAGATCCCCGAGGGCCGTAAGGGGGAAATGGTTTCCCTGGCCACCGAGGACGAGCGCACCCTGTTCTTTGACTTCCTTCCCTTAGACTTGGGCGAAGTCAAGGGTTTCAAAACCCGCTTCCATCTCTACACCGTGCCGGGGCAGGTCTTCTACAACGCCAGCCGCAAGCTGATCCTGAGGGGTGTGGATGGCATCGTTTTCGTGGCGGATTCCGCCCCTAACCGTCTCCGGGCCAACGCGGAGAGCATGCGCAACATGCGGGAGAACCTGGCGGAATACGGGCTCAAGGTGGAGGACATCCCCGTGGTGCTCCAGGTGAACAAACGGGACCTGCCCGACGCTCTACCGGTGGAGATGGTCCAGGCGGTGGTGGACCCAGAGGGCCGTTTTCCCGTCTTCGAAGCCGTGGCCACGGAGGGCAAAGGGGTTTTCGAAACCCTAAAGGAGGTAAGCCGCCAAGTGTTGGCCCGAGTGGGGAGTACCTAG
- the accC gene encoding acetyl-CoA carboxylase biotin carboxylase subunit gives MKKVLIANRGEIALRIIRAAKELGIKTVVAHSTADERSLPVLLADEAICIGPPPSGQSYLNIPNLLSAAIVTGADAIHPGYGFLAENATFAEMCREHGLTFIGPTPENMRALGDKATARKVAREAGVPTVPGTDELESVEEAKRAAQEIGYPVILKASAGGGGRGMRVVHTEEELERAVQQAQEEARAAFGNPAIYLEKYIEEPKHIEIQVLGDGENVIHLWERDCSIQRRHQKLLEEAPSTLPLETRKAIAEAAARLARHVGYVSAGTLEFLVDKEGNFYFIEMNTRIQVEHPVTEMITGIDLVQAQFRIAMGEKLWLRQEEVEVRGHAIEVRINAEDPEKGFRPSIGKVETLLFPGGPGIRVDSHLYAGYQIPPHYDSLIAKIIAWAPTREEAIRRMERALSETVIEGPGLKTTIPFHQKVLQNAFFRRGAVYTNFVARRMEV, from the coding sequence ATGAAGAAGGTCTTGATCGCCAACCGGGGCGAGATCGCCTTGAGGATTATCCGGGCCGCCAAGGAGTTAGGGATCAAGACCGTGGTGGCCCACTCCACCGCCGACGAGAGGAGCCTTCCCGTGCTCCTGGCGGACGAGGCCATCTGCATCGGACCCCCGCCCTCGGGGCAGAGCTACCTGAACATCCCCAACCTGCTCTCCGCGGCCATCGTCACCGGGGCGGACGCCATCCACCCCGGCTACGGCTTTCTGGCGGAGAACGCCACCTTCGCGGAGATGTGTCGGGAGCATGGCCTCACCTTCATCGGTCCCACCCCGGAGAACATGCGGGCCCTGGGGGATAAGGCCACTGCCAGGAAGGTGGCGCGGGAGGCCGGGGTGCCCACGGTTCCGGGAACGGATGAGCTTGAGAGCGTGGAGGAGGCCAAGCGGGCTGCTCAGGAGATCGGCTACCCGGTGATCCTCAAGGCCTCCGCCGGGGGTGGAGGCCGGGGGATGCGGGTGGTGCACACGGAGGAGGAGTTGGAAAGGGCGGTCCAACAGGCCCAGGAGGAGGCGCGGGCGGCCTTCGGAAACCCCGCCATCTACCTGGAGAAGTACATCGAAGAGCCGAAGCACATAGAGATCCAGGTCCTGGGGGATGGGGAGAACGTCATCCACCTTTGGGAACGGGACTGCTCCATCCAACGCCGGCACCAGAAGCTCTTGGAGGAAGCCCCCAGCACTTTGCCTTTGGAAACCCGCAAGGCCATCGCCGAGGCCGCGGCCCGGCTGGCCCGGCACGTGGGTTATGTGTCCGCGGGTACCCTGGAGTTTCTGGTGGATAAGGAGGGGAACTTCTACTTCATAGAGATGAACACCCGCATCCAGGTGGAGCACCCCGTGACCGAGATGATCACCGGCATTGACCTGGTGCAGGCCCAGTTCCGGATCGCCATGGGGGAGAAGCTTTGGCTCAGGCAGGAGGAGGTGGAGGTGCGGGGGCATGCTATAGAGGTGCGCATCAACGCTGAGGACCCGGAGAAGGGCTTTAGGCCTTCCATCGGCAAGGTGGAGACCCTTTTGTTCCCGGGCGGACCCGGCATCCGGGTGGACAGCCACCTCTATGCGGGCTATCAGATCCCGCCCCACTACGACAGCTTGATCGCCAAGATCATCGCCTGGGCCCCCACCCGGGAGGAGGCTATAAGGCGCATGGAAAGGGCTCTTTCCGAGACGGTGATTGAGGGCCCTGGCCTCAAGACCACCATTCCCTTCCACCAAAAGGTGTTGCAAAACGCCTTCTTCCGCCGGGGTGCCGTCTACACCAACTTCGTGGCCCGGCGGATGGAGGTGTAG
- a CDS encoding cytochrome c oxidase subunit 2A translates to MEEKPVGAIGVIVVLTLTILIFWLGVYAVFFARG, encoded by the coding sequence ATGGAGGAAAAACCGGTGGGCGCCATAGGAGTGATAGTGGTTCTTACCCTCACCATCCTAATCTTCTGGCTAGGGGTATACGCTGTCTTTTTCGCTAGGGGGTAG
- a CDS encoding alpha/beta hydrolase family protein, with protein MPWLLGVLLLGVGLAQPLTLPDLWERVYGEGGFRVERVLERTPRFTRVLFSHLSDGLRVYGFANLPLGQGPFPVVVVLHGYVEPSRYRTLAYTTPYADFLAEAGYLVLHPNYRGHPPSEGRPAMGLRHVYAVDVLNLLAEVRKGVLPQADGRRIGLFGHSMGGGIAQVVALVDPRLKGVVLYGSMSGDERRNLERILYWSGGTRGRELLTLPPKTLVEASAWTYLERVAVPFSIHHGTQDAQVPPEWSWELCRRLKSLGKPVECFSYPAGHLFRGTVDQAFRQRVLAFFGRVLQ; from the coding sequence ATGCCCTGGCTCCTGGGCGTGCTCCTCTTGGGGGTGGGTCTGGCCCAGCCCCTCACCCTGCCCGACCTCTGGGAGAGGGTTTACGGGGAAGGGGGGTTTCGGGTGGAACGGGTCTTGGAGAGGACCCCCCGTTTCACCCGAGTGCTTTTCTCCCATCTTTCCGATGGGCTTCGGGTGTACGGATTTGCCAACCTGCCTTTGGGGCAGGGTCCCTTTCCCGTGGTGGTGGTGCTTCACGGGTATGTGGAGCCGAGCCGCTACCGGACCCTGGCCTACACCACCCCCTACGCCGACTTTTTGGCGGAGGCAGGATACCTGGTCCTTCACCCCAACTACCGGGGCCATCCTCCCTCGGAGGGGCGGCCTGCCATGGGTTTGCGTCACGTCTACGCAGTGGACGTGCTGAATCTGCTGGCCGAGGTGCGCAAGGGCGTTCTTCCCCAGGCGGATGGGCGGCGCATCGGCCTCTTCGGCCACTCCATGGGTGGGGGGATTGCCCAGGTGGTGGCCCTGGTGGATCCCCGCCTGAAGGGCGTGGTGCTTTACGGGAGCATGAGCGGGGACGAGAGGCGGAATCTGGAGCGGATCCTCTACTGGTCGGGGGGTACTCGAGGCCGGGAGCTTCTAACCCTTCCTCCCAAAACCCTGGTGGAGGCTTCCGCCTGGACCTACCTGGAGAGGGTTGCCGTCCCCTTCAGCATCCACCACGGCACCCAGGACGCCCAGGTGCCCCCGGAGTGGTCATGGGAGCTTTGCCGCAGGCTTAAGTCCTTGGGAAAGCCGGTGGAGTGCTTCAGCTATCCGGCGGGCCACCTTTTCCGCGGTACGGTGGACCAGGCGTTCCGCCAAAGGGTCCTGGCCTTTTTCGGACGGGTCTTGCAGTAA
- the efp gene encoding elongation factor P, producing the protein MISVTDLRPGTKVKMEGGLWECVEYQHQKIGRGGAKVVAKFKNLETGATIERTFNSGEKLEDIYVETRELQYLYQEGDDLVFMDLETYEQFHLSKDQVEAARFLKEGMTVLGDMYEGRPLKITPPTVVELKVVDTPPGVRGDTVSGGSKPATLETGAVVQVPLFVEPGEVIKVDTRTGQYVGRA; encoded by the coding sequence ATGATCAGCGTGACCGACCTTAGACCCGGAACCAAGGTGAAGATGGAGGGCGGCCTTTGGGAGTGCGTGGAGTACCAGCACCAAAAGATTGGCCGTGGTGGGGCCAAGGTGGTGGCCAAGTTCAAGAACCTGGAAACCGGGGCCACCATTGAGCGCACCTTCAACTCCGGGGAGAAGCTGGAGGACATCTACGTGGAAACCCGGGAGCTCCAGTACCTGTACCAGGAGGGGGACGACCTGGTTTTCATGGACTTGGAGACCTACGAGCAGTTCCACCTGTCCAAGGATCAGGTGGAGGCGGCCCGGTTTCTCAAGGAGGGCATGACCGTTCTGGGGGACATGTACGAGGGGCGCCCCCTGAAGATTACCCCGCCCACCGTGGTGGAGCTCAAGGTGGTGGACACGCCTCCTGGGGTACGGGGGGATACGGTCTCGGGCGGCAGCAAGCCCGCTACCCTGGAAACGGGAGCGGTGGTCCAGGTGCCCCTGTTCGTGGAGCCCGGCGAGGTCATCAAGGTGGATACCCGTACGGGCCAGTACGTGGGCCGGGCCTAG
- the speB gene encoding agmatinase: MRLVFGERDTPYQEARVVVLPVPYDLSLSFLPGARRGPEAILLASRELEPFLLELGVAPEEVGIHAAEPVPWVAGSAEESHALIREAALTHLRAGKFLVALGGDHSITHPLVQAHREALGEFSLLHIDAHADLYPEWQGSVYSHASPFYRLLQEGFPLVQVGIRAMDRESLELARERGVGLFPAHRLHREGLPLREILEALGERVYISFDFDALDPSAMPSVGTPLPGGLTYRQAVDLLEAVFREKEVVGMDFVELSPNGQFHAEMTAAQLVYHAIGLKGLQAGWLVARGL, from the coding sequence ATGCGCCTAGTCTTTGGTGAGCGCGATACCCCTTACCAAGAGGCCCGGGTGGTGGTCCTGCCCGTGCCCTACGACCTATCCCTTTCCTTCTTGCCGGGGGCCCGGCGGGGCCCTGAGGCCATCCTTCTGGCCAGCCGGGAGCTGGAGCCTTTTCTCCTGGAGCTTGGGGTGGCTCCGGAGGAGGTGGGCATCCACGCGGCGGAGCCGGTGCCCTGGGTGGCGGGAAGCGCCGAGGAAAGCCACGCTTTGATCCGGGAAGCCGCCCTCACCCATCTTCGGGCGGGCAAGTTCCTGGTGGCTCTGGGGGGGGACCATTCCATCACCCACCCCCTGGTCCAGGCCCACCGGGAGGCCCTGGGGGAGTTCTCCCTCCTGCATATCGACGCCCACGCCGACCTCTATCCGGAGTGGCAGGGCTCGGTGTACTCCCACGCCTCCCCCTTCTATCGGCTCTTGCAGGAGGGCTTTCCCCTGGTGCAGGTGGGCATCCGGGCCATGGACCGGGAGTCCTTGGAGCTGGCGCGGGAGCGGGGGGTGGGCCTTTTTCCCGCCCACCGGCTTCACCGGGAGGGGCTACCTTTGAGGGAGATCCTCGAGGCCCTAGGGGAGCGGGTCTACATCAGCTTTGACTTTGACGCCCTGGACCCCTCGGCGATGCCCAGCGTGGGCACGCCCCTCCCCGGGGGCCTCACCTACCGCCAGGCGGTGGACCTCCTGGAGGCGGTGTTCCGGGAGAAGGAGGTGGTGGGGATGGACTTCGTGGAGCTTTCCCCCAACGGGCAGTTCCATGCGGAGATGACCGCGGCCCAGCTGGTCTACCACGCCATCGGCCTGAAGGGCCTCCAGGCAGGGTGGCTCGTGGCCAGGGGCCTGTAG
- the mglB gene encoding GTPase-activating protein MglB, which translates to MVEPSLVLYGTLYQRAMDVLQETLQETRARYALLIDRKGFVLAHKEALWAPKPPPLDSLATLVAGNAAATQALAKLLGEARFQEVVHQGEHVGLYLDEAGEAALLVLVFDENAPLGKVKLHGKRAAEALARIAEEALANPPKLNLDTQYREEAKTRLDELFGN; encoded by the coding sequence ATGGTGGAACCTTCCCTGGTCCTTTACGGGACCCTGTACCAGCGGGCCATGGACGTGCTGCAGGAAACCCTGCAGGAAACCCGGGCCCGCTACGCCCTCCTCATCGACCGCAAGGGATTCGTCCTGGCTCATAAAGAGGCCCTATGGGCCCCCAAGCCCCCGCCCCTGGACTCCCTGGCCACCTTGGTGGCGGGCAACGCCGCCGCCACCCAAGCCTTGGCCAAGCTGCTGGGAGAAGCTCGCTTCCAGGAAGTGGTGCATCAAGGGGAACACGTGGGGCTTTATCTAGACGAAGCCGGTGAAGCGGCCCTCCTGGTCCTGGTCTTTGACGAGAACGCTCCCCTGGGCAAGGTCAAGCTCCACGGAAAGCGGGCCGCAGAAGCCCTAGCCCGCATTGCCGAAGAAGCCCTCGCCAACCCGCCCAAGCTGAACCTGGACACCCAGTACCGCGAGGAAGCCAAAACCCGTTTGGACGAACTTTTTGGCAACTAG